A stretch of the Thermincola ferriacetica genome encodes the following:
- a CDS encoding 16S rRNA (uracil(1498)-N(3))-methyltransferase — protein MARFFVKDEQVKGVQVFIVGSDVRHISKVLRMQPGDCLTLIDEAGTEYEARITQIAPERITCEIVTETSVNREPPLEVILCQGLPKGDKLELIIQKGVELGVTRIIPVSCTRSVVQLTEEKAAKRRERWQRVALEAAKQCRRNKVPEVSPLTGFDEALQLIPDGVLAVIPWEDAVGTGLKKVLRSYNNRGQVWIFIGPEGGFTEAEIEKAKGKGVVPVTLGRRILRTETAGIAAITMVLYQLGDLGGMA, from the coding sequence ATGGCCAGGTTTTTTGTAAAAGATGAACAGGTTAAGGGGGTTCAGGTTTTCATAGTTGGGTCCGATGTCCGGCACATCAGCAAAGTGTTACGGATGCAGCCGGGGGATTGCTTGACCCTCATTGACGAAGCGGGGACGGAGTATGAAGCCCGGATAACTCAAATAGCCCCGGAGCGGATTACATGTGAAATTGTTACTGAAACTTCCGTTAACCGGGAACCACCCCTGGAAGTAATTTTGTGCCAGGGGCTGCCTAAAGGAGACAAACTGGAGCTAATCATTCAAAAAGGCGTGGAGCTTGGCGTCACCCGCATTATACCTGTGTCCTGCACCCGCAGTGTTGTTCAACTGACAGAGGAGAAAGCGGCCAAAAGGCGCGAACGGTGGCAACGGGTGGCCTTGGAGGCAGCCAAGCAGTGCCGTCGTAACAAGGTACCGGAAGTTTCGCCCCTGACGGGCTTTGATGAGGCCTTGCAATTAATACCGGATGGGGTTCTGGCGGTGATTCCATGGGAGGATGCCGTAGGTACGGGGTTAAAAAAGGTCTTGCGGAGTTACAATAACAGGGGGCAGGTATGGATTTTTATCGGCCCCGAAGGCGGTTTTACCGAGGCGGAAATTGAAAAAGCCAAGGGCAAAGGGGTGGTCCCTGTTACCCTGGGCAGGCGGATTCTGCGTACGGAAACGGCAGGCATAGCGGCAATAACCATGGTCCTGTACCAACTGGGAGACCTGGGAGGAATGGCGTAA
- the prmA gene encoding 50S ribosomal protein L11 methyltransferase, translating to MNWQEIIIESAPEGVEAVANIADEVGAGGVAIEDPQMVINKIKEGSWDAYELPEYLTQGENAFVRLYLPVNENLPRRLEDMKQRLDYLNTYLLPGCIKNISYATVKEEDWAENWKAYYKPVRVGRSILIKPSWEEVVPAPGDIIVELDPGMAFGTGTHATTVLCLEFLEDIIREGHKVYDVGTGSGILAITGAKLGAEVVSIDIDEVAVRVARENAALNGVAAKVEVKLGDLLAGETEPADIVVANIVADVIKEVIPQAKEKLKDSGLLLVSGIFVERLPDIYRWLEENGFKHRKTRESGDWAAVLAVKEA from the coding sequence ATGAACTGGCAGGAAATAATTATCGAGTCTGCTCCGGAAGGAGTGGAAGCTGTAGCAAATATAGCCGATGAAGTCGGGGCCGGTGGTGTCGCCATAGAAGACCCGCAAATGGTAATCAATAAAATCAAAGAAGGAAGCTGGGACGCTTATGAATTGCCCGAATACCTTACCCAAGGGGAGAATGCTTTTGTCAGACTCTACCTCCCTGTAAATGAAAATCTGCCACGCAGGCTGGAAGATATGAAACAGCGATTGGATTATCTCAATACCTACCTGTTGCCCGGCTGCATTAAAAACATTTCATATGCCACCGTCAAGGAAGAAGACTGGGCAGAGAACTGGAAGGCTTATTATAAACCTGTTCGGGTGGGCCGCTCCATACTTATCAAGCCTTCCTGGGAAGAGGTAGTTCCCGCGCCGGGTGATATAATTGTAGAACTTGACCCGGGTATGGCTTTCGGAACGGGAACCCATGCTACAACGGTTTTATGCCTGGAATTCCTGGAGGACATTATCAGGGAAGGGCATAAGGTTTATGATGTGGGTACCGGTTCTGGCATCCTGGCCATTACCGGCGCCAAGTTGGGTGCGGAAGTGGTATCTATCGACATAGATGAAGTGGCTGTCAGAGTTGCCCGGGAAAACGCAGCTTTAAACGGTGTTGCTGCTAAGGTGGAAGTGAAATTGGGCGATTTGCTGGCCGGTGAAACGGAACCTGCCGATATAGTGGTGGCCAATATTGTGGCGGATGTAATAAAAGAGGTTATTCCCCAGGCAAAAGAGAAATTAAAGGATAGTGGGCTGCTGCTGGTTTCGGGAATATTTGTCGAAAGGCTGCCGGACATTTACCGGTGGCTGGAGGAAAACGGTTTTAAGCACAGAAAGACCAGAGAGTCCGGCGATTGGGCCGCAGTCCTGGCTGTCAAGGAGGCATAA
- the dnaJ gene encoding molecular chaperone DnaJ: MSKRDYYEVLGISKDATEQEIKKAYRKLARKYHPDMNPGDKEAEAKFKEVTEAYEVLSDPEKRRQYDQFGHAGMNGQGGFGGFEGFGGFSGADFGGFGDIFEMFFGGGGRRRNGPVKGADLKYNLDITFEEAAFGVEKDIAITKNETCGKCAGTGAAPGTKPRTCDVCHGSGQVQYAQNTPFGRFVQTRTCDKCHGSGKIIDQPCPSCHGEGIVRKQKKIHIRVPAGVDTGSRLRVSGEGEPGLRGGPPGDLFVYVRVKAHKIFTRDGNDVICEIPISFPQAALGDEIEVPTLDGKVKLKIPEGTQSGTYFRLRGKGIPDLHGYGRGDQHVKVVIQTPTKLTEEQKNLLRKYAATFGEHPQGVEKGFFEKMKDAFMG, from the coding sequence ATGAGTAAACGGGACTATTATGAGGTCCTGGGGATCAGCAAAGATGCTACCGAACAGGAAATTAAAAAGGCATATCGTAAACTGGCCCGCAAGTACCATCCCGACATGAATCCGGGAGATAAAGAGGCGGAAGCCAAATTTAAGGAAGTAACTGAGGCATACGAGGTTCTTAGCGACCCGGAAAAACGCAGGCAGTATGACCAGTTTGGCCATGCCGGTATGAACGGCCAGGGCGGTTTCGGCGGATTTGAAGGTTTCGGCGGGTTTTCGGGAGCAGATTTTGGCGGCTTTGGCGATATCTTTGAAATGTTTTTCGGCGGTGGTGGACGCCGCAGGAACGGGCCTGTAAAAGGCGCTGATTTGAAGTATAACCTGGATATTACTTTTGAAGAGGCTGCCTTTGGCGTGGAGAAGGATATTGCCATCACTAAGAACGAGACCTGCGGCAAGTGCGCCGGGACCGGCGCGGCGCCAGGAACCAAGCCCAGGACTTGTGATGTTTGCCACGGATCAGGACAGGTACAGTATGCCCAGAATACGCCTTTCGGAAGGTTCGTCCAGACAAGGACCTGTGATAAATGCCATGGCAGCGGGAAGATTATTGACCAGCCTTGCCCGTCTTGCCATGGCGAAGGTATTGTACGCAAACAGAAGAAAATTCACATTCGGGTTCCTGCCGGTGTTGATACCGGTTCAAGGCTCAGGGTGAGCGGCGAAGGGGAGCCAGGCTTGAGAGGTGGCCCTCCCGGTGACCTATTTGTTTATGTGCGGGTAAAGGCTCATAAAATATTTACCCGTGACGGCAATGATGTTATATGTGAAATTCCCATTAGTTTTCCCCAGGCTGCATTGGGGGATGAAATAGAGGTGCCGACTCTTGACGGAAAGGTTAAACTCAAGATACCCGAGGGGACCCAGTCAGGGACCTATTTCCGACTGCGGGGCAAGGGCATTCCCGATCTACATGGATACGGACGCGGGGATCAGCACGTAAAAGTGGTTATCCAAACGCCAACCAAACTTACCGAGGAGCAGAAAAATCTGCTGCGCAAATATGCGGCCACTTTTGGGGAACACCCGCAGGGAGTGGAAAAAGGCTTTTTCGAAAAGATGAAAGATGCGTTTATGGGTTAG
- the dnaK gene encoding molecular chaperone DnaK, translated as MGKVLGIDLGTTYSCMAVMEGGEATVIPNAEGGRTTPSVVAFSKTGERLVGQVAKRQAVTNPEGTVMSIKRHMGSDYKVHINGKDYTPQEISAMILQKLKADAEAYLGETITQAVITVPAYFTDSQRQATKDAGKIAGLEVLRIINEPTAAALAYGLDKGEDQTILVYDLGGGTFDVSILELGDGVFEVKATSGNNHLGGDDFDERIINYLVEEFKKENGIDLRNDKMAMQRLKEAAEKAKIELSGVTSTNINLPFITADQTGPKHLDITLTRAKFEELIADLIEKTMGPTRQALSDAGLTPDQIDKVILVGGSTRVPAVQEAIRKLLGKEPHKGVNPDEVVAMGAAIQGGVLAGEVKDVLLLDVTPLSLGIETLGGVFTKLIPRNTTIPTSKSQIFSTAADNQTTVEIHVLQGEREMAAYNKTLGRFQLTGIPPAPRGIPQIEVKFDIDANGIVHVSAKDMATGNQQQITITASSGLSDEEIDRMVKEAEAHASEDKKRKEEAETRNQADSLVYQAEKTIKDFGDKADKALVDKVQKAVDELKEALKGNNIEEIKAKSEALTGPLYELTTAMYQQQAAQGAQGAGAAGGAETGKEKDNVVDADYKVVDEDEKK; from the coding sequence ATGGGTAAGGTACTAGGAATTGACTTAGGAACTACATATTCATGTATGGCTGTTATGGAGGGTGGAGAAGCCACGGTAATTCCCAACGCTGAAGGAGGCCGGACCACACCGTCCGTAGTAGCTTTTTCGAAAACAGGTGAACGACTGGTGGGCCAGGTGGCCAAGCGTCAGGCCGTTACCAATCCGGAAGGGACGGTCATGTCTATAAAGCGGCACATGGGTTCTGACTATAAAGTGCATATAAACGGCAAGGATTACACCCCCCAGGAAATTTCAGCCATGATTTTACAGAAGCTGAAGGCTGATGCAGAAGCTTACCTGGGAGAAACTATCACCCAGGCCGTAATTACTGTGCCGGCTTATTTTACTGATAGCCAACGTCAGGCTACCAAGGATGCCGGCAAAATTGCCGGACTGGAAGTTCTGCGCATTATTAACGAGCCTACAGCAGCAGCTCTTGCTTACGGATTGGATAAAGGCGAGGACCAGACAATTCTGGTTTATGACCTGGGTGGCGGTACCTTTGACGTGTCCATTTTGGAGCTGGGCGACGGGGTGTTTGAAGTAAAAGCCACCAGCGGGAATAACCATCTGGGTGGTGATGACTTTGATGAACGCATCATAAATTATTTGGTAGAAGAGTTTAAAAAAGAAAACGGTATTGACCTGCGCAATGATAAAATGGCCATGCAGCGGCTCAAAGAAGCTGCGGAAAAAGCTAAAATAGAACTGTCCGGTGTTACCAGCACCAACATCAACCTACCCTTTATTACTGCTGACCAGACAGGTCCGAAACACCTTGATATAACATTAACAAGGGCAAAATTTGAAGAGCTGATTGCTGACCTGATCGAAAAAACCATGGGCCCAACCCGTCAGGCTTTATCTGATGCGGGTTTAACCCCTGACCAGATCGATAAAGTAATTCTGGTCGGCGGTTCCACACGGGTACCGGCGGTGCAGGAAGCTATCCGGAAGTTGCTGGGCAAAGAACCCCACAAGGGCGTCAACCCCGATGAGGTTGTGGCTATGGGCGCCGCCATCCAGGGCGGGGTATTGGCCGGTGAAGTAAAAGACGTTTTGTTGCTGGATGTAACACCGCTTTCCCTGGGTATTGAGACACTGGGTGGCGTATTTACCAAGCTTATTCCACGGAATACCACCATTCCGACTTCTAAGAGCCAAATTTTCTCTACAGCCGCTGATAACCAGACTACTGTAGAGATCCATGTCCTACAGGGTGAAAGGGAAATGGCAGCATACAACAAGACCCTGGGCAGGTTCCAACTTACCGGAATTCCGCCCGCTCCGCGCGGTATTCCGCAAATTGAAGTCAAGTTTGATATCGATGCCAACGGTATAGTCCATGTTTCGGCCAAGGATATGGCTACCGGCAACCAGCAGCAGATAACCATTACCGCGTCTTCCGGACTTTCTGATGAGGAAATTGACAGGATGGTTAAAGAAGCTGAGGCTCATGCTTCAGAAGACAAAAAGCGTAAGGAAGAGGCCGAAACCAGGAACCAGGCTGATTCTCTGGTTTACCAGGCTGAAAAGACAATCAAAGATTTTGGCGATAAGGCCGATAAGGCCTTGGTCGATAAGGTGCAAAAGGCCGTTGATGAATTGAAGGAGGCCCTCAAAGGGAATAACATTGAGGAAATTAAAGCCAAGTCCGAAGCTCTGACCGGGCCCCTGTACGAATTGACTACCGCCATGTATCAACAGCAGGCGGCACAGGGGGCGCAGGGAGCCGGCGCTGCCGGTGGCGCAGAGACAGGCAAAGAAAAAGATAACGTCGTCGACGCCGATTATAAGGTTGTTGACGAAGACGAGAAAAAATAA
- the grpE gene encoding nucleotide exchange factor GrpE, translated as MQEEKVTGQADNGLPDEKETENSVNANADTTAVTGENNAPDAAGTQDIENAGEGAEGDTPADATPGREGQADIEKELAKAKAEANEYLQLLQRTQADFENFRRRARQEREEILKYGACRLVENMLPVLDNFERALKAEGQDLESFLAGVSLIFRQLQDVLQKEGVKPIEAVGTEFDPTKHEAVMGVESPDHPDNTVVEEVQKGYYLHDKVIRPAMVKVAKNS; from the coding sequence ATGCAGGAAGAGAAGGTAACGGGCCAAGCCGATAACGGACTGCCTGATGAAAAAGAAACGGAAAATTCCGTTAACGCCAATGCCGATACAACAGCGGTTACAGGCGAAAATAATGCCCCGGACGCCGCCGGTACTCAGGATATAGAAAATGCCGGCGAAGGAGCAGAGGGGGATACCCCTGCCGATGCGACTCCGGGCCGGGAAGGACAGGCGGACATTGAAAAGGAACTGGCCAAGGCCAAAGCAGAGGCTAATGAATATCTGCAGTTATTGCAGAGGACCCAGGCAGATTTTGAAAACTTCCGCCGTCGGGCCCGGCAGGAGCGGGAAGAAATATTGAAATACGGGGCCTGTCGGTTAGTGGAGAACATGCTACCTGTGCTGGACAATTTTGAAAGAGCTTTGAAAGCTGAGGGACAAGATTTAGAGAGCTTTTTAGCGGGAGTTTCCTTAATTTTCAGGCAGTTACAGGATGTCCTGCAAAAAGAGGGGGTTAAACCCATCGAAGCCGTGGGGACTGAATTTGACCCGACCAAGCATGAGGCGGTAATGGGCGTAGAATCACCCGACCATCCCGATAACACTGTGGTTGAAGAGGTACAGAAGGGTTATTACTTGCATGACAAGGTTATCCGCCCGGCAATGGTTAAAGTGGCGAAAAACAGCTAA
- a CDS encoding TCP-1/cpn60 chaperonin family protein, with product MSLKQQASAGSDVDERLAALVTNSNAIRAIASAVEGTLGPKGLDTMLVDKFGEVVITNDGVTILTTMEANHPAAKMLINIAKAQQAEIGDGTTTATVMAGALVGCGVEQVIKGVPVSRVIEGVRVGVRKALELVEKKSRPVSGADDPILHQIALVAGRGYDDIASLVVKAAGMIGTEKLKDSGFKLSDIITAEEGANNEVFMGVLINKERLSKHMPREVIDAKVLVIDDALEPEEIEDEALATEAGFARYQELQRQFRENLDKIVDLGVNVVLVDRGVEDIAEEVLTDAGIMVVQRISNKELRKAAEHVGARPIKRTGLKKPVEELAKILGMAEKVYEDEKLKHICILGGKGKPMATVLVGAATEEVVGERERIAKDAAASVQAAVRGGIVPGGGSVELAVAREVEKVRESIRGMAAYGVDCVVEALKRPFSQIVANAGFNPLEKIGDVIAAQVTEGKDSLSLDCDTGDVADMLELGVVDPTLVKLHALRAAGEVAEAILRIDTIIKKKEEKPEHKTGKENFDWEG from the coding sequence ATGAGCTTAAAACAGCAAGCCAGCGCCGGTTCCGATGTGGATGAACGGTTGGCCGCCCTTGTGACCAATTCAAATGCTATCAGAGCTATTGCATCGGCCGTAGAAGGGACCCTTGGGCCAAAAGGACTTGATACTATGCTGGTGGATAAATTCGGGGAAGTGGTGATAACCAATGATGGGGTTACCATCCTTACCACGATGGAGGCTAACCATCCTGCGGCCAAGATGCTTATTAATATAGCCAAAGCCCAGCAGGCGGAAATAGGAGACGGCACTACCACCGCTACAGTGATGGCCGGTGCTTTGGTAGGTTGCGGTGTGGAACAGGTAATTAAAGGTGTGCCGGTGTCCAGAGTTATTGAAGGTGTCCGGGTAGGGGTAAGGAAAGCGCTGGAGCTGGTCGAAAAAAAATCAAGACCTGTTTCTGGCGCCGATGACCCGATACTGCACCAGATTGCTCTTGTTGCCGGAAGGGGTTATGACGACATTGCCAGCCTGGTGGTAAAGGCTGCCGGCATGATTGGAACCGAAAAACTTAAAGATTCTGGATTTAAGCTTTCGGATATCATCACTGCCGAGGAAGGAGCCAATAATGAAGTGTTTATGGGCGTTCTGATTAACAAGGAGCGCCTGAGCAAACATATGCCCCGGGAAGTGATTGACGCCAAAGTATTGGTTATCGACGATGCCCTGGAGCCGGAGGAAATAGAGGACGAAGCCCTGGCCACAGAAGCGGGCTTTGCCCGGTACCAGGAATTACAGCGGCAGTTCAGGGAAAATCTCGATAAGATTGTTGATCTGGGTGTCAATGTTGTACTTGTAGACCGAGGAGTAGAAGACATAGCGGAAGAAGTGCTGACAGATGCGGGGATTATGGTGGTGCAGCGGATTTCCAACAAGGAACTGCGAAAAGCTGCGGAACACGTGGGGGCTCGCCCGATTAAAAGAACCGGCTTGAAAAAGCCCGTTGAAGAGCTGGCCAAGATTTTGGGTATGGCGGAAAAGGTTTACGAAGATGAAAAACTAAAGCATATCTGCATTCTGGGCGGGAAAGGTAAGCCTATGGCCACAGTGTTGGTGGGCGCTGCCACGGAAGAGGTAGTAGGGGAAAGAGAACGTATTGCCAAAGATGCCGCCGCTTCTGTACAGGCAGCGGTCCGTGGCGGAATAGTGCCCGGTGGAGGTTCAGTGGAACTGGCCGTAGCCCGGGAAGTGGAAAAGGTCAGGGAAAGTATCCGCGGCATGGCCGCCTACGGTGTTGATTGTGTGGTAGAAGCCCTGAAAAGGCCTTTCTCGCAAATTGTGGCCAATGCAGGTTTTAACCCGTTGGAGAAAATCGGTGATGTAATTGCTGCACAGGTTACAGAAGGTAAAGATTCCCTTTCCCTTGATTGTGATACGGGCGATGTTGCCGATATGCTGGAACTCGGCGTTGTTGACCCCACGCTGGTTAAACTGCATGCATTACGAGCGGCGGGAGAAGTAGCTGAGGCTATTCTGCGGATAGATACCATCATCAAGAAAAAGGAAGAAAAACCTGAGCACAAAACAGGAAAGGAAAACTTTGACTGGGAGGGTTGA
- the hrcA gene encoding heat-inducible transcriptional repressor HrcA: MMLDERKKQILLAIIQDYIATAEPIGSRTIARKYKLGVSPATIRNEMADLEELGYIEQPHTSAGRVPSDLGYRYYVDCLMKKSKLTKNEKDAITRGLATRVNEVAQVIEQTNRILSSLTNYTTVVLGPNTGGAIKHVQIIPLEGGKALVVVVTSVGVVRNRMIDIAESLTPADLEHISRVLNAKLQGLTLESIKMTLIREIYSELAKNEHIFDAAMDLLQGTLDLNSEEKVYLAGTLNIFNQPEFRDINKVKTLLSLLEQDSLLRNLLKESSKNEAGVTIKIGGENELEGFKECSMITASYQIEGEVVGAIGLIGPTRMHYDKAVAMVEFVTQYLSEVLHDYYKKR, encoded by the coding sequence GTGATGCTTGATGAGCGGAAAAAACAGATTTTACTGGCTATCATTCAAGATTACATTGCTACTGCCGAACCTATCGGTTCACGGACTATAGCCCGTAAATATAAGCTCGGCGTCAGCCCCGCTACCATCAGAAACGAAATGGCTGACCTGGAAGAGCTTGGATATATAGAACAGCCCCACACTTCTGCAGGCAGAGTCCCGTCAGATTTAGGGTACCGTTACTATGTGGACTGCCTGATGAAAAAGAGCAAACTTACTAAGAACGAAAAAGATGCAATTACCCGGGGGCTTGCGACCAGGGTGAACGAAGTGGCCCAGGTAATAGAACAAACCAACCGGATTTTGTCCTCGCTGACCAATTATACTACCGTAGTACTGGGCCCGAACACTGGAGGCGCTATAAAGCATGTGCAAATTATACCCCTGGAGGGCGGGAAAGCCCTGGTTGTGGTTGTTACTTCCGTCGGTGTGGTCCGCAATCGGATGATAGACATTGCAGAGAGCTTAACGCCGGCTGATCTGGAGCATATCAGCAGGGTACTCAATGCTAAACTGCAAGGCCTGACCCTGGAAAGCATAAAAATGACCCTAATACGGGAAATTTACTCCGAACTGGCCAAAAATGAGCATATTTTTGATGCGGCCATGGATTTACTGCAGGGGACCTTAGACCTTAATTCGGAAGAAAAGGTGTATTTGGCCGGGACTCTGAACATTTTTAACCAGCCGGAATTTAGGGATATAAATAAGGTCAAAACCCTGCTCAGCCTGTTAGAACAGGATTCCTTACTGAGAAACCTTCTCAAGGAGTCCAGTAAAAATGAAGCCGGCGTTACTATAAAAATCGGCGGCGAGAATGAGCTTGAAGGCTTTAAAGAGTGCAGTATGATTACAGCCTCTTACCAGATCGAGGGGGAGGTTGTTGGAGCTATCGGTCTCATCGGGCCGACGCGCATGCATTATGATAAGGCAGTTGCCATGGTGGAATTTGTCACCCAGTACCTGTCTGAGGTACTGCATGATTATTACAAGAAAAGATAA
- the hemW gene encoding radical SAM family heme chaperone HemW gives MAIGLYIHVPFCVKKCNYCDFISYPYDAGLTASYVSALLKEIELYGQQLSGKDKELASVYIGGGTPSLLSVPQLEAVFGNLGRFFDYVPGAEVTVEANPGTLDREKLNNWKAFGCNRLSIGMQSMNDSLLRFLGRIHRADEAAHAFYLAREAGFDNINIDLIFGIPGQGMHDWSDTLRRVLELGPEHISAYGLKIEEGTPLARLQAEGQLPPGDEDLEVEMYFHTIDTLRAAGYEHYEISNFCRPGKASAHNLRYWANKEYLGLGPAAHSYLHGVRFSNRPGLNEYCTALNDGLLPVAERNPVDRHGEISETIFLGLRLINGLNLKDFRQRFGQSIEELFPAALDKLERLGLVEKRDVFLRLTRKGLPLANEVFAEFV, from the coding sequence ATGGCAATAGGCCTTTATATTCATGTACCGTTCTGTGTAAAAAAATGTAATTACTGTGATTTTATATCTTATCCTTATGACGCAGGTTTGACTGCGTCATATGTTTCTGCGTTGTTAAAAGAAATTGAGCTGTACGGGCAACAACTGTCCGGAAAAGATAAAGAGCTGGCTTCTGTTTATATAGGGGGGGGAACCCCTTCGCTGTTGTCTGTACCCCAGTTGGAAGCCGTTTTTGGCAATTTAGGAAGGTTTTTTGATTATGTCCCCGGGGCGGAGGTCACTGTTGAAGCCAATCCCGGCACTTTGGACCGGGAAAAACTGAATAACTGGAAAGCTTTTGGCTGCAACCGGTTAAGCATTGGTATGCAATCGATGAATGACAGCCTGTTGCGGTTTCTGGGCAGAATACACCGGGCCGATGAAGCCGCCCATGCTTTTTACCTGGCCAGGGAAGCAGGTTTTGACAATATAAATATAGATCTGATTTTTGGCATTCCGGGGCAGGGGATGCATGACTGGTCGGATACATTGCGGCGGGTGCTGGAACTCGGGCCGGAACACATTTCTGCCTACGGACTGAAGATAGAAGAGGGGACCCCTTTGGCCAGGCTACAGGCAGAGGGGCAACTGCCCCCGGGCGACGAAGACCTGGAAGTGGAAATGTATTTTCATACCATAGATACTTTAAGGGCGGCAGGATACGAGCATTATGAAATCTCCAATTTCTGCCGCCCGGGGAAGGCCTCTGCCCATAACCTGAGGTACTGGGCCAACAAGGAATACCTGGGCCTTGGGCCGGCGGCCCATTCTTACTTGCACGGCGTGCGTTTTTCCAACAGACCCGGCCTTAACGAGTATTGTACTGCCTTGAATGATGGGTTGCTGCCTGTTGCAGAGCGGAATCCTGTTGACCGGCACGGGGAAATTTCTGAGACAATTTTTCTGGGTTTGCGCTTGATTAATGGGCTGAATTTGAAGGATTTTCGGCAGCGTTTTGGTCAAAGCATTGAAGAATTGTTTCCGGCTGCTTTGGATAAACTAGAACGGTTAGGACTGGTAGAAAAGAGGGATGTTTTTTTGCGCCTGACCAGGAAAGGATTGCCCTTAGCCAATGAAGTTTTTGCCGAATTTGTCTAA